The segment GGATGTTTGATGCTGCGAATATTCGGGTTGAAGCGATGACCGTGGGTTGTGCGTGGAGATGACCGTGGGTCATCGATGAGATGACCCAGGGATGTTTGATGCTGCGAATATTCGGGTTGAGGCGATGCCCGTTATCTCAGGCCGAGGAGTGTTCGGAGGAGGCTGCAGGTAGCCAGATGGTTACGGTGGTGCCGCGACCGATGTTGCTCTGAAGCTCGATGCCCCCGCGAAACTTTTCGACGATGTTTTTGGCCGTGGTCAGTCCCAGTCCTGATGCCTGGCCTGCGGGGTGGGTGGTGAAGAAGGGGTCGAATAGTTGGGGCTGAATGTCATCGGGGATGCCTGCGCCGTTGTCTTCGACGCGCAGGAAGATGACGTCGTTTTCTTGCCAGGTAGTGATGACGATCCTCGGGGGGTGAGCGGACGGGGCGGTGGAGGTGAGGGTGCGTTCCGGCTCGAAGCTCTGAGCGGCGTTTGTGAGGAGGTGGATGAGAACGTCGCTCAAGGCCTCTTCGGTGCAGCAGACGGAGGGGAGTGGGGCCGCAAGCTGGCAGTCGAAGTCGATCGCCGGCGGTGCTGCGTGGCGGACCATATTCAGCGCGCGGGTGATCGCCGGATTGACGTCGATGTTGGATGTGGGGAGCTCGTCGAGATCGGTGTAAGATTTGAGGCTGAGGACGATCTCCCCGATGCGTTTGAGGCCAATGAGGGTGTCGTTGAGCGCGTCGATCAGCGCGTCGTGCTCTTCAGAGGAGGGCGGTTGGGTGGCGAAGTTCTGGAGGGTACGCAGGACGAAGTCCACGTTGGCGGTGGCGTAGCCGAGGGGATTGTTAATTTCGTGTGCGGCACCGGCGGCCAGTGAGGCCAGGGCGAGCTTGCGGTTTGCGCGGATGGCGTGTGCGAGAAATTTTCGCTTGTAGGTCAGATCGCTGGCGATGCCGACGAACGCATTCTTGCCTTCGAAGATGACGGGTTGGGCGCGAACCTCGGCCTCCATGATCGAGCCGTCTTTGCGAATGAGTTGTCCGGCGGTGGGGGGCAGCGATGCGCCCGAGTGGTTCATGTGGGATAGGCGCGCTGAAGCGTTGGCGCGGTGCGTGGGGTGAATCAAATCGCTGAGGCGGGTGCCGATGAGCTCGTCAGGGGAGTCGTAGCCGAGGTCGTCGGCGAGGCGTTGATTGACCAGGAGAAGGTGATCGTTGCTGTGGACGGCGACGCCGTCGGGTAGAGCTTCGATGAGGTCGCGCAGTGATTTCTGGGAGAGCTCCAGGGCGCGCTGGGTGTCGACCAGGGTGGAGACGTCTCGGATGGTGGCCAGGGCGTGGAGGTCTCCGTCGATGACCAAGGGAAAGAGGGAGACGTAGGCGGGGAACTCGGATCCGTCGCGTTTGATGCCGCGGACCGGGGCGAGTTCGCTGGTGAGGAAGGGGCGGGGGAGCTCAAAGAAGTCGTGGTAGGCGTGCGTGAAGTGCTCGTGGAGTTCGGGGGGGAGCAGGTCGGTGAAGGGGCGCTTGTGCAGGGGGCGGCCGTCGAGATCGAAGAGAGTGCGGGCGGAGGCGGAGGCGTAGCGGATGAAGGCGTCGCGATTGATGACGAGGGCGGGGTCGCGGGATGCGTCGGCGATGGATTGCCAGTGGAGGAGGTTGGACAAGGCGGGGTACTCGGGAGGGGGAGGAGGGGAGGTCGTACCTGGTAATTGTAACAAGATGTGAAGGGCTGGGCAAATCCTGGGGATCGTTGGGGTTTGCAGGCAACCGTGGGTCGTGGCGGGCGACCCACGGTCATGTCGCGTTCAGGCCTCAACGACCGCGGGTCGTTTCACGATTAAGACAACTGACCGTGGGTTGTCTGGCGTTGACCTTGGGTTACCTGGTGTGTGACCCAGGGTTGGTACGCGACGTTGCTGAAGAAGTTGCACTGGAAGTAGAATTTTACGGGATTGGCGTGTCGGCTCGAATCGCGAACCCAGACGGTCACGCGTCGCAGCAATGAGGCAGACAGAGCGGTGCCCCGCGACTCGCTTCTCAAGCGACTCACGAGCTGATTTCGGCTGATTTGTACTCGATATTCTCGGCTGCCTGCCTGTCGTCAGGCTGCGATCGGTGGTCGGGACTCTGGTGGGGGGAAGACGCCCAACGAGACCGGAGGCGGTGGCGCGCAGAGCACTGGTGAGTGTTTGCGAAGCCAGACGGTGCCCGGGGGGAAGATGCAACGCCTGGGACGGGCACCCTCAAGCCACTTTTTACGCTGGTGGCGGTATGCTTCGAGAAAGCCACGATATTGCTCTTTTGCCTGCGCTATCAGGGCCGGATCTCCCGCTGCAAAGCGCGGACGTGTGCGCTCTCGAAGCGCTGGAGTTGAGGGAGATTCGTGGGGAGCTGGAGGGATAAAGGGGGGAGTGTCAGGCTGATCGGCTGGTCTGGCGGCCAGCAGTTTCTGGCGCCCTTCCTCAATGAGGTTTTCAAAGTAGGCGATGACCTCGTCGAGTGGACGATCTGCATATCCCGGCGGGGGTTGGGGGATGAACTCGATGAAAGCGGGGCGATCGTCGCCATAGAAGCACTCGGGACGAGGACATCGGACCGGTTTTCCCCAGTCTCGGGGCCGGATAACGAATCCTGGCCAGTCATCAAGGGAGTCGACTTCGCCGGTCGCAACTGGGTTGAGGCAGGTGTAGACGATCTGTTGCTCGATCGCGGTGAGATTTAGAAGGAGGACTTCTCCGTAGGGGCGAGCCTCCCAGAAGCCGCCGGGGGTACCATGGGAGTGATTCATCGCGCGGGCGATGCCAGCGTTAAGGTCGCGCATGAAGTCACTTCGATTGGCGTTGCGGTCGTGGACGATGGTGTGGATGTGGTTCGACATGGCCACGACAGCGTGAACGCTCTGATTGTGCTCGGTGGCGGCGCAGGCCATTTGATACGCGACAATCTCATTGGTGGTGTCGCAGGGGGTGAGCGAGTACTCGCGCCGGTGTGTGCGACGGACGAGGGCGACAACTTCGTTGGGCAGGTGGCGGCGTGGAAGCGTCATCGGCGAGCTCCGTGGTGTAGGTGAGTGTGGTACCACGAAGTTTTATTATCGAGCGTTCCGGCGGGATGTTGCGTGAGAACAAAAAGAAGATGCGAGTTAGTAGGATGAGAAGGCTCATTCGCCTCAGAATGAGGCGGTGAGGGGCGGCCTCGATTCATCGATGGAAGACAACCCAGGGTTATCGCCGTTGGTTGACCCCGGGTTGCCAGAATGTTGAGGCGTAAACGGCCTGCTCACCGCAGAATAACGGGGTGATAGTTAACCCAGGGTCACGGTCGAAGGTTAACCCAGGGTCACAGTCGAAGGTTAACCCAGGGTCACCGGCGATGGGGAACCTACAGTCAGCGGTGAATTGGCCGACATCTACTCTTGCGTCAGGCGAGTGATGATGTGCTCCCGGAGTTGGTCCGGGGCGATGATGTCGTGAATGGAGCCGACATCGCGGGCGCGCTGTACGTTGTGAATCTGGTCGAATTCGCTGGCGAGTTCGGCCTGGATGCGCGCGCGCAGCGATTGGAGCGCCGCCCGCCGTTGGGCGGGTGTCGGGATCGTTTCGATCCGCGGGTAGTCGGGATGGGCCATCAGGCGGCGCTGCACCAGGCCCGGGAATACCACTGCGGCCGCCGGTGCGCCGCCGATGACGCTGGCGTAGGTGTGATCCAGAGCCGTTGCGTGGAGGTTTTCGTTGAGGGCCTGGGAGAAGACGACGAACGCCCCGCCGTGGTAGCGCGCCACGACGTTAAAGAGGATGGGGCCTTCGAAGTTGATGACCGCGCGGGCGATTTCGGCGCCCCACTCAAGTTGGCGCTCGCGCAACGACTCGGGAGAGCCGTCGAAACCGCTTAAGTTGGCGAGGATGACCAGGGGCTGAACCCCGCTTGCGGCGTTGATTGCGCGCGCGATCTTTCGCGACGAATGCGGGAAAAGTGTGCCGCTCATCCAGGTGTCGGGGCCGTCGACCGGGGCCGGGCCGCGGCGCTGAATGGGTTGCGACTCAATGCCGATCATCGTCACCGATTGCCCGCCAAGTTCGCCCAGCCACACCACCGCCGACTCGCCGCCCTGCAGAGCGGCCCAGCGTTCCAGGGTTGGTGCGCCCGGGTCGAGCACCGATTGCATCAAGGTGCGGATGGCAAAAGGCTTCTTTTTGCCCGGGTTTTGTTCGGGATCGAAGATGGCTTCAAGCTCGGGGAGTGACGTAGCGCGGTCGGTCTCTTCGAGGGCGGAAGATCGATCCGTTAAGGTGTGAGAGAGATGACCCTGGGTTGTGTTTTGTGGCGAAAATTCGGTGTGAGAGAGATGACCCTGGGTTGATGGCGAGGTTGAGTTTTGGCGGGGATCCGCAACCCCGGGTCGAGTGAGGCGATAGTGGGCGAAGAGGGTGCGGTAGGCGTCGATGAGGTCATCGGCCTCGTACTGTGCTTCGCCGTTGGGGACCATGATCGGGGCGCCGCCCAGCGCCGTGTTGCTCTCAGCGCTGACCGAGCCGGAGAACTCCAGGGCTTTGCGACCGGTGAGGATCATGTAGCCACGCGGGGTCATGATGAGCGCGCCCTTGCAGTGCATGAGCATGGTAGCTTCGGCGTTCCAGTAGGACTGGGCGCCGACGCAGGGGCCGTCGACGATGACGTGAATGGGGTGGCCGTCCTGGGTCATCTCGACGATGCGGCGCAGGACGCGGGCGGTCCAGTCGAGGTTTTCGGTCCCGGAGTCCATGGCGATGCGCGCGCCGGAGCTCAGCGCGACCCACTCCACGGGCAGGTTGCGTTCGCGGGCCAGATCCAGCGCCAGGCAGATGCGACGGCACTCGGCCTCACCGAGCGAGCCCATGGTGCGGGTAGCGTCGCCGATGATCAAAACGCGGGTGAGCGGGGAGGCGTCGGCACGCGTGTTGGTGATGAGGCCCACCACCAGGTTGGCCTGATGCTGGCCAGGGGTTCGGGAGGTGGGAGTGAGGTTGTTCCGGGCGTCGAGATCCCACTCCTCGAAGGTGCCCGTGTGAGGGGAAGACCCGGCGATCGCCGCATGAAAACCGGGCGAGGTCTGACCCCCGGTCAGCCAGGTGATGACCTCGGAGGGGTGGAAGAGGCCGCGGCGGTGGGCTTGCAGGGCGCCCCGGTCCGCGGAGGTCAGCGCCGGCGCGGGGGGCAGTGTGTCGACGTCCGCGAAGGAAGCGCCGATGCCGGTGGCCGGACCAAAGATGATGGCGTTGCAGGGACGGGCGTTCAGCGACAGCCCGGCGCTGCAGCGAAGCAGCGTGAGTTCGAGATCGAGGTCGGCGCTCTGGGCGCTGAGTTGTCTGGCGAGCTCGGTGATTGAGGCGTCGGTGGCGTTAAGGTTGCCGATGTAGCTGAGGATGATGCGGTTAAACGAGGGCGCCGGCGTGTCTTTTGCGATGTGATGTCGCAGCGCTGTGGCGGCCTGCAAAAATGCGCGCTTCAGGCTGAGAAGATCGAGGTCGTTGTCATGTGAGGGGGCCACGCAGACTTCGACCCACAGACGATGATCGTCGGGAGTGTCGGTGGCGGTGAGGGACCAGGATCGCAGCGCGATATCTGGCGAAGGTTCAACCCCCGGTTGGGTGGGGGTGAGGCAAAACGCGGGGGGCGTGAGCGCCGGGGTGGGGTCGTCCCAGAAGGTCGGGCGCGCGGGTGAGGGGGGGGCGCTCGCGTCGAGCTCCAGGGCGTGGCGAAGTTGCCAGACCAGGGCGGCGAGCTCCCAACGACGTCGGCGAGTGACGTCGCCCGCCAGGGCTTCGAGCAGTGAGGGAAGCGTGGTGTGCAGGGGACCGAAGTGCTGCTCAAGCGAAGAGGGATGGGTGAGCGTCTCGGCGCTACGGGTGGGGCTGAGCAGGGTGCGCAGGACCTCGGTGGCGAGGCGGTCGCGAAGTCGGCGATCTTTGCGGGCCTGCAACAGGCGCATCAGCGCGTGATCGAGGCGCTCGCCGGGGCGACATTCGTGGTCACGTTTGAGGCCGTGCGAGGCCAGATAGAGGCGGAGTTTGGTGGTAAAACGCTCGGAGAGGTGCTCGTCGTCGAGGTGACGCTGGCGCAGGAAGCGGGCGAGCTGGTCGGCGCTGGATTCGCCGGCGGAGTTTGCGGCATCGTCTTCGAGTCCGTGCCAGAAGAGCGACTCGCCGGCGCAGTAGGTGGCAAAGAGATCGAGGAGCTCGGCGGGTTGCAGTCGTTCGGGGTGATCGAGCAACGTGTCGAGCGCGGTGGCCGCAAGCGCCGGGTCGACGTCATAGCCCAGAAGTTGGGCGTGCAGGACCTCGGCGGTGCTCAGCGGGCGTCTGCTTTGAGTCGGCAGCGCGAGCGAGACCAGGGGGGCGTCGTCGGCGGAGGCGTCGCTGTCCGGTTGCAGTCGCAGAAGGGGTTGGCCGGCTTCCACGGAGGCCGAGCGCGTGGCGAGGATGTCCTCGACGACGCCATCGATGGGGGCGACGACGGGGAACTCCATCTTCATCGCCTCCAGCGTGATGAGGCGCTGTCCGGAGCTTACGCGCTGACCGGGTTCAACGTGGATCTGGCTGATGGCCGCGGGGATGGGAGCTGTGATGTTTCCGTCGGAGCGTTTTTCCAGGCGGTGGGCCACCCCGTTAACCTCGAGCACCACGTGATCGGGGCGGGCGACGCGGATGACCTGGTAGGTGTCGCTTCCGATCGTCAACACCATATGGGCGTTGCCGGTTGGGCGTGCCTCGATGATGGCCTCCCAGGGGCCGCTGGAGGCCAGGTAGGTCATTGGAGCGAGGGTGGCGATGGTGATGTCGATGGGGGTGCCGTCGACGCGGTAGCTGAGCTCTCGTGGGCCCGGGGCAGAGAGGCGCCGCGGCAGGCCGGTGAGGGCCTGCGCAAAGAAGAGGCGCAGCTCCTGGCGGCGGGTGGCGAGGTGGTCGCCGATGGCGGCGGCCGCCAGCGCGATGGCGAGCTGGTGGCGCTGGTGGGCGCGGGGGCGACTGGCGAGAAACGCGTCGAGCCAGGCGGTTGTGACCGGGCCGTCGTGGAAGTCGGAGTCGGCGACGAGCTCCCGCAAGAGCGCGCGGTTGGAGAGGCCGGTCTCCACAGCGAGCACCGTATCATCGAGGGCGCTGTGCAGGCGCGCCAGGGCGTCCTGCCGGTTGATGCCCCAGGTGATGATCTTGGCGACGTTGGAGTCGAAGGCCGAGGGGATGGTGTTGCCCTCGGCGTAGCCGGTATCGACGCGGATCCAGGGGCCGTCGGGGGCGACAAAGCGCAGGATCTGGCCGGTGCGCGGGGCGAAGCCATCGTCGGGATCTTCGGCGTTGAGGCGGGCCTCCACGGCCACGCCGCGGGGCTCGGGTCGAGTGCGGGTGCTGAGGTCGAGGCCCCGGGCGACGTCGATCTGAGCGGCGACGAGATCGATGCCGAAGATCGCCTCAGTGACGGTGTGCTCGACCTGCAGACGAGTGTTCATCTCGAGGAAGACGAAGGTGAGATCGGCGTTGTTCTGTGCGGTTGAACGGTGACCCTGGGTTGTGGGTGAAGGATGACCCAGGGTCGTTTGAGACGTCGCAGAATCCGGGTGTGAAGGATGACCCGGGGTCGTCGGAAGGACGAGGTATTCGACGGTGCCAACGCCGACGTAGCCGCAGGCGCGGGCAAGGCGGCGGGCGCAGGATTCGAGGCTCTGACTGAGTTCGTTGGGTAGTCCCGGGGCCGGGGCTTCTTCGAGAAGTTTCTGGTTGCGGCGTTGCACCGAGCAGTCGCGGGTGCCCAGGGTCCAGACGTTGCCGTGGGTGTCGGCGAGCACCTGGACTTCAACGTGGCGAGCCTCGGTGATGTAGCGCTCGATGAAGAGCGCGGCATTGCCGCTGGTGGCCAGGGCTTCGGCCGAGGCGCTCTTAAAGGCGTCTTCGACCTGGTCGGGGTTGTGCACCAGGCGGATGCCGCGACCGCCGCCGCCGGCTGCGGATTTGAGCAGCGCCGGGAAGCCGATGGTTTTTAGAGCCGCGAGTGCGACGTCGACGTCGGCGACGGGCTCTTTTGACCAGGGGGCGACCGGCACGTCGCAGCGCTCCGCGAGCTGTTTGGCGCTGACTTTGTCGGCCATCTCAACGGTGGCTGAGGCGGGGGGGCCTAAGAAGACCAGACCGCGGGCCTGGCAGGCGTCAGCGAGCGCGGGATCTTCGGAGACAAAACCCCAGCCCGGCCAGATGGCGTCGGCGCCGGCGGCCTGCGCGGTATCCAGCAGAAGATCGATGTTGACGTAGGGCGATGGCTGGCCGGGGGCCGGGTCGGGCAGCGCGACGGCGTGGGTGGCCGCCTGCACAAAGGGGGCGTCGGTGTCGGCGGAGGTGTAGAGCGCGATGGTCTCCAGCGGCACGCGTTCTCTGCGGCTCCAGGTTTTGGCGCCGCGAATAAAGCGCATCGCCGCTTCGCCACGGTTGAGAATCGCCACGCGGCGAAACTCGCCAGTGAGCACACGAGAGATGGAAGATGCGGGTTGGGTCATGATCGATCCTCGCGCACGCGCAGCGCCAGGTTGGAGGTGTGGTAGATCTTTAAGCCGTCGACCAGAAGCCAGGCCTCGCTGATGAGGAGGGTGTCGTGGTCGGTCTCCTCGACGGTGTGGAGGTCGAGGAGGATGGTGATCTTCTGATTCTCGGGGATGACCTGTCCGCGGTACTTCCAGGTCAGGGCCTGGTCGAGCGCCAGAGGCTCAATGACGGGGTTTTCAAAGCGGCGATGCAGCCCCAGGCGAAGCAGGCTGTAGCGCAGCGTCTGGATCATGGCTTCAACGCCGAGTGATCCGGGCTGAACCGGATCCTGGAAGAAGTGCGCTTTAAAGAACCACTCGCCCGGGTCGACGTCTTTTTCAGTGCGAACGCGCACGCCGGTGGCCGTCTCCTCCCAGGAGGTGAGGCGATCGATCATGCGTAGCATCGTGCCGGGCCAGAGCTCGGGGTGTTCGGGGTCGGGTGGTGTGGTGAGGTCGACCACCGGGGGTAACTCCAACGCCGCGCTCCGACTGAGGGCATTTTGACCCTGGGTTGACCATGAGGCCCGAAGTTCGGGGTCGGTCGTGACTCTGGGGTCTGCGCTCAGACGCTCGCGATCGAGGTCGGTGAGCGGCAGGCCTACCTGGTTCTGCAGCGCCGCGTGCGGGAAGAACCCGAAGGTCGTGGTGAGCTCGTAGACCGGCACATCATGGATGGTGCACTGCACCTCGAAGCTCTGAATGATCATCGAGCCGGAGATGGACTGGTTGGTCATGCGCGTGTGTGTGCGCAGCGTGCCGCCGGCCGGCAGCAGCTCCTGCAGGAGCGTCGCCTGCCCGTCGAGGTTGCGGTAGTAGAGGGGCTCGGCTGCGTCGGCAAAGGCTCTGGAGGTCAGAGAGAGCCAGCCGCAGGGCTGCAGTGCCGCCTCCAGCAGCACGGCGTAGGGGACGACCCCGCGATCATTATGATCGAAATACCAGGCGTCTTCGGGGAGATCGTACTCGACGACGACCTCGTCGCCCGGGGCGCTCTGGCCGGGCTCGGAGCTGAAGTCGGTGACGCGGGTCATAAACTGGAAGGGGTCGCCGGGCAGGCGAGGCATGCGTCCGGCGTCTTCAAAACGCTGGTAGGCCGGGCCCATGCAGGCTGTGGCCGGGCCAATGCCCGTAGCCTCCAGGGCGAAGCGGTCGTGGACCACGCCGCCACGCTCCACCGCCCGCGGATCGCGCTCCTCCGGCGCGCCCTCACACGCGATGCGCTCGCCCATCGGCGTGTCGGGCACGAGATGCATGACCATCGAGCGGCAGTGGAAGGCTTTAAGACCATCGACCGTCGCCAGGATGTGCGCGCGCAGCGAGGGGCGGCCGCCGGAGGTTGCGTCGTTGAGCTCTTCGACAAAGATCTCGTAGGTGAGAACTTTTGAGGTGGGTGTGACCTGCCCGCGGCAGCGCAGCTGGTAAGGGATGTCGGGGGCGGGCTCAAAACGCCAGCCGTCGCGCGCAAAGGTCAGGCCGCAGGCGGCCATATAGAAGCTCATCGCCTGCATGCCCGCTTCAAACATTAAGGTGCCGGGCATGCACGGGTCGTTTTTGAAATGGCCGTCGAAGAACCAGTGGTCCGGGGTGATGTCGAGGCGGCTGCGCAGATAACCGCGTCCCCAGGGCCCGCCGCCCGGGTTGAGCTCTTCGACCTCGCCCATCAAACACATGCGCCCCTCATGGATCGAGGGGGTGCGGGTGTGGGTGAGCAGGCGTTCGTAGCCGCGCCCGAAGCAGGCGGCGGGGTCGCCGTCGGCAAAGGCCTGGACCTGTGCGGCGCTGAAGCTCGAGGGGACAAGCTCCGGTGAGACCAGTGAGGTGATGTGCTCGGGGGCCGCGTCGAGATCTTCTTTCTCGGGCGTCCACAACACGCCCATCGACTCGGCCAGTTCCGCGTCGGAGAAGAAGCCGGCCTGGCCCTCGCGCACCGAGAGGCGGATGTCGTCGCCGACGCGGCAGTCGTAGTGGAAGAAGAAGATGCGGATCGGCCCCTGGTTGGCGTGGCCGTCGATGTGAATGTCGTAGCTCAAGGTGTCGCCGGCCTGCGGCAGCCCACCGCGGTAGGTGAGCTCGCAGCCGAGCAGGCGGTAGATGCGTTCGCCGCGGTTTTTAAAGTCGGCGCCCATCCAGGAGATGAGCAAGAGGTCGGCCTGGCCGGCCTCGATCATGATACCGGCCGGAATGTGCCCGCGGTGCAAGTACCAGGCGTCGGGGGTGATGTCGGTCTCGGTCCAGATGGTGCCGGTGCTCACGACGCCGGGCTCGGCGTCGATGCCGGTGACGCGGTCGGCGAGCAAAAGGGGCGGTTCGGGCATGCGCACCTGGCGGGGGAAGTCATCCTGGATGCTGAAGAGCGGCCCAAAGATTTGCGAGATGTTGCCACTGGCGAGCACCTCCAGATCACTGCGATCGAAGGTGGGGCCGACGGGGGTTGGGGCGGGGGTTCTGTTGGGCGTGGAGGTCGGTAATTCGGCGCTATTGCTGGTGGAGATGTGACCCTGGGTCGTTTTGGAGGTGTAACCCTGGGTCATGTTCGAGTGACCGTGGGTCGTGTTTTCAGGGTGACCGTGGGTCATCATTTCCGGGTGACCCTGGGTCGCGTTTGGATGACCGTGGGTCGTGTTTTCAGGGTGACCCTGGGTCGTGTTCAAGTGACCCTGGGTCATGCTCGAAGTGGGTGGCTCCACCGCGTACGA is part of the Lujinxingia vulgaris genome and harbors:
- a CDS encoding ATP-binding protein, which codes for MTQPASSISRVLTGEFRRVAILNRGEAAMRFIRGAKTWSRRERVPLETIALYTSADTDAPFVQAATHAVALPDPAPGQPSPYVNIDLLLDTAQAAGADAIWPGWGFVSEDPALADACQARGLVFLGPPASATVEMADKVSAKQLAERCDVPVAPWSKEPVADVDVALAALKTIGFPALLKSAAGGGGRGIRLVHNPDQVEDAFKSASAEALATSGNAALFIERYITEARHVEVQVLADTHGNVWTLGTRDCSVQRRNQKLLEEAPAPGLPNELSQSLESCARRLARACGYVGVGTVEYLVLPTTPGHPSHPDSATSQTTLGHPSPTTQGHRSTAQNNADLTFVFLEMNTRLQVEHTVTEAIFGIDLVAAQIDVARGLDLSTRTRPEPRGVAVEARLNAEDPDDGFAPRTGQILRFVAPDGPWIRVDTGYAEGNTIPSAFDSNVAKIITWGINRQDALARLHSALDDTVLAVETGLSNRALLRELVADSDFHDGPVTTAWLDAFLASRPRAHQRHQLAIALAAAAIGDHLATRRQELRLFFAQALTGLPRRLSAPGPRELSYRVDGTPIDITIATLAPMTYLASSGPWEAIIEARPTGNAHMVLTIGSDTYQVIRVARPDHVVLEVNGVAHRLEKRSDGNITAPIPAAISQIHVEPGQRVSSGQRLITLEAMKMEFPVVAPIDGVVEDILATRSASVEAGQPLLRLQPDSDASADDAPLVSLALPTQSRRPLSTAEVLHAQLLGYDVDPALAATALDTLLDHPERLQPAELLDLFATYCAGESLFWHGLEDDAANSAGESSADQLARFLRQRHLDDEHLSERFTTKLRLYLASHGLKRDHECRPGERLDHALMRLLQARKDRRLRDRLATEVLRTLLSPTRSAETLTHPSSLEQHFGPLHTTLPSLLEALAGDVTRRRRWELAALVWQLRHALELDASAPPSPARPTFWDDPTPALTPPAFCLTPTQPGVEPSPDIALRSWSLTATDTPDDHRLWVEVCVAPSHDNDLDLLSLKRAFLQAATALRHHIAKDTPAPSFNRIILSYIGNLNATDASITELARQLSAQSADLDLELTLLRCSAGLSLNARPCNAIIFGPATGIGASFADVDTLPPAPALTSADRGALQAHRRGLFHPSEVITWLTGGQTSPGFHAAIAGSSPHTGTFEEWDLDARNNLTPTSRTPGQHQANLVVGLITNTRADASPLTRVLIIGDATRTMGSLGEAECRRICLALDLARERNLPVEWVALSSGARIAMDSGTENLDWTARVLRRIVEMTQDGHPIHVIVDGPCVGAQSYWNAEATMLMHCKGALIMTPRGYMILTGRKALEFSGSVSAESNTALGGAPIMVPNGEAQYEADDLIDAYRTLFAHYRLTRPGVADPRQNSTSPSTQGHLSHTEFSPQNTTQGHLSHTLTDRSSALEETDRATSLPELEAIFDPEQNPGKKKPFAIRTLMQSVLDPGAPTLERWAALQGGESAVVWLGELGGQSVTMIGIESQPIQRRGPAPVDGPDTWMSGTLFPHSSRKIARAINAASGVQPLVILANLSGFDGSPESLRERQLEWGAEIARAVINFEGPILFNVVARYHGGAFVVFSQALNENLHATALDHTYASVIGGAPAAAVVFPGLVQRRLMAHPDYPRIETIPTPAQRRAALQSLRARIQAELASEFDQIHNVQRARDVGSIHDIIAPDQLREHIITRLTQE
- a CDS encoding PAS domain-containing sensor histidine kinase translates to MSNLLHWQSIADASRDPALVINRDAFIRYASASARTLFDLDGRPLHKRPFTDLLPPELHEHFTHAYHDFFELPRPFLTSELAPVRGIKRDGSEFPAYVSLFPLVIDGDLHALATIRDVSTLVDTQRALELSQKSLRDLIEALPDGVAVHSNDHLLLVNQRLADDLGYDSPDELIGTRLSDLIHPTHRANASARLSHMNHSGASLPPTAGQLIRKDGSIMEAEVRAQPVIFEGKNAFVGIASDLTYKRKFLAHAIRANRKLALASLAAGAAHEINNPLGYATANVDFVLRTLQNFATQPPSSEEHDALIDALNDTLIGLKRIGEIVLSLKSYTDLDELPTSNIDVNPAITRALNMVRHAAPPAIDFDCQLAAPLPSVCCTEEALSDVLIHLLTNAAQSFEPERTLTSTAPSAHPPRIVITTWQENDVIFLRVEDNGAGIPDDIQPQLFDPFFTTHPAGQASGLGLTTAKNIVEKFRGGIELQSNIGRGTTVTIWLPAASSEHSSA